One window from the genome of Nicotiana sylvestris chromosome 9, ASM39365v2, whole genome shotgun sequence encodes:
- the LOC104240251 gene encoding zinc finger CCCH domain-containing protein 53-like isoform X2, which produces MDAYEATKIVYQRIQNLDPENASKVMGILLIQDHGEKEMIRLAFGPEALVHSVILKARKELGLASNSPSSTPSTPSSPSPFSGVFSRQNSSSGGRILGGINLPSPLSITSNNQSSTVSASWSNTTPSFSDFQETDLVSPSASTNGISNSTMNSSAPPFYCSGEMDLIDEFQLQDQLSFLNDGSPTLGPKNPDVYYPQQQQQDLASSPSGDFSSFNWGSNSVNGLSHRRSCSVSDISLGGDDPNGGFGWKPCLYFARGYCKNGSSCRFLHGAGEVVSEVVGSPSKFEMMEQHCQQLLRSKSTSQQQRLTTASQLMASSNFPFSPVAANKCMNFLQQQQLQQSAESPRAAAAAALMMGDDMHKLNRIRFERGDFGLNGGAGIANPGSRQIYLTFPADSTFKEEDVSNYFSTYGPVQDVRIPYQQKRMFGFVTFVYPDTVKTILAKGNPHFVCDARVLVKPYKEKGKVPEKFRKQQQQMERGEFTGCGSPTGLDSRDPFDIQLGARMFYNSQDMMLRRKLEEQADLQQAIELQSRRLMNLQLLDVKRSNHHRALSLGAVIPSPPHSPGFFNQNFVHSPNLSSREAIEENGFAPKMANFAAFSPEEKNPNLTAKERDCYTSKDENSNGKESSKKEENDFQESLEHNLPDSPFASPKAVGEFITTFSNDATVGEGDKGSLQDMAPLECRPGQLVMLRSLASLV; this is translated from the exons ATGGATGCATATGAAGCTACAAAAATAGTTTACCAAAGGATTCAAAACTTGGATCCTGAAAATGCCTCAAAAGTTATGGGGATTCTTCTGATACAAGACCATGGTGAGAAAGAAATGATCAGGTTAGCTTTTGGTCCAGAGGCTTTAGTTCACTCAGTGATTCTTAAAGCAAGAAAAGAACTTGGCCTAGCCTCAAACTCACCTTCTTCTACACCTTCAACTCCTTCTTCACCTTCACCTTTTAGTGGTGTTTTTTCAAGGCAGAATTCTTCTTCTGGTGGAAGGATTCTTGGTGGTATAAACCTTCCTTCACCTCTTAGCATAACTAGTAACAACCAATCTTCAACTGTTTCAGCTTCTTGGAGTAATACTACTCCTAGCTTCTCTGACTTCCAAGAAACTGATCTAGTTAGTCCTAGTGCTTCCACCAATGGAATCAGCAACTCCACTATGAATTCCTCTGCTCCACCCTTTTATTGCAGTGGAGAAATGGATTTGATAGATGAGTTTCAACTACAGGACCAGCTTTCTTTCTTGAATGATGGGTCACCAACCTTGGGTCCTAAAAATCCTGACGTTTATTACCCACAGCAGCAGCAGCAAGATTTAGCCTCAAGTCCAAGTGGGGATTTCTCTTCATTCAATTGGGGTAGCAACTCAGTCAACGGCCTCTCCCATAGAAGGAGTTGCTCTGTGAGTGATATTTCTTTAGGTGGTGATGACCCAAATGGGGGATTTGGTTGGAAACCTTGTCTGTATTTTGCTAGAGGGTATTGTAAGAATGGAAGTAGCTGTAGGTTCCTACATGGTGCTGGAGAGGTGGTATCTGAAGTTGTGGGGTCACCTAGCAAGTTTGAGATGATGGAGCAGCATTGTCAACAACTTCTCAGATCTAAGTCAACATCTCAGCAGCAAAGACTAACTACTGCTTCTCAGCTCATGGCTTCTTCTAACTTCCCTTTCTCTCCTGTGGCTGCTAACAAATGCATGAACTTTCTTCAGCAGCAACAGTTGCAGCAGTCTGCTGAGAGTCCCAG AGCAGCTGCTGCTGCTGCATTGATGATGGGTGATGACATGCATAAGTTGAACAGAATTCGTTTTGAAAGAGGGGATTTTGGGTTGAATGGTGGAGCTGGGATAGCAAATCCAGGTTCTAGGCAAATTTACTTGACTTTTCCTGCTGATAGTACTTTCAAAGAAGAGGATGTTTCCAATTATTTCAG CACTTATGGGCCTGTTCAAGATGTGAGGATCCCATACCAGCAAAAGCGGATGTTTGGTTTTGTTACATTTGTTTATCCAGACACTGTGAAGACCATTCTTGCCAAAGGAAATCCTCATTTTGTATGTGATGCTAGGGTGCTTGTCAAGCCATACAAAGAGAAGGGCAAAGTCCCAGAAAAGTTTAG GAAGCAACAGCAGCAGATGGAGAGAGGAGAATTCACTGGATGTGGTAGTCCTACTGGCCTAGACTCCAGAGATCCTTTTGATATTCAGCTTG gtGCAAGGATGTTTTACAATAGTCAAGACATGATGTTGAGGAGAAAATTGGAAGAACAAGCTGATCTGCAACAAGCAATTGAGCTCCAAAGCAGGAGGCTGATGAATTTACAGCTTCTTGATGTCAAGAGGAGCAACCATCACCGTGCCCTTTCATTGGGAGCTGTTATCCCGTCCCCACCTCACTCTCCAGGCTTCTTCAATCAAAATTTTGTTCATTCCCCCAACCTTAGCAGCCGAGAAGCCATAGAAG AGAATGGTTTTGCTCCAAAAATGGCCAATTTTGCTGCTTTTTCCCCAGAAGAAAAGAACCCAAATCTTACTGCAAAGGAGAGGGACTGCTACACATCTAAAGATGAAAATAGCAATGGCAAAGAAAGTTCCAAGAAGGAAGAAAATGATTTTCAAGAAAG TTTGGAGCATAATCTGCCAGATAGTCCATTTGCATCACCAAAAGCTGTTGGAGAATTCATCACAACTTTCTCAAATGATGCTACTGTTGGAGAAGGTGACAAAG GTTCCCTTCAGGACATGGCACCATTGGAATGTAGGCCTGGACAGCTTGTTATGTTGCGTAGTTTAGCTTCCTTAGTTTAG
- the LOC104240251 gene encoding zinc finger CCCH domain-containing protein 53-like isoform X1: MDAYEATKIVYQRIQNLDPENASKVMGILLIQDHGEKEMIRLAFGPEALVHSVILKARKELGLASNSPSSTPSTPSSPSPFSGVFSRQNSSSGGRILGGINLPSPLSITSNNQSSTVSASWSNTTPSFSDFQETDLVSPSASTNGISNSTMNSSAPPFYCSGEMDLIDEFQLQDQLSFLNDGSPTLGPKNPDVYYPQQQQQDLASSPSGDFSSFNWGSNSVNGLSHRRSCSVSDISLGGDDPNGGFGWKPCLYFARGYCKNGSSCRFLHGAGEVVSEVVGSPSKFEMMEQHCQQLLRSKSTSQQQRLTTASQLMASSNFPFSPVAANKCMNFLQQQQLQQSAESPRAAAAAALMMGDDMHKLNRIRFERGDFGLNGGAGIANPGSRQIYLTFPADSTFKEEDVSNYFSTYGPVQDVRIPYQQKRMFGFVTFVYPDTVKTILAKGNPHFVCDARVLVKPYKEKGKVPEKFRKQQQQMERGEFTGCGSPTGLDSRDPFDIQLGARMFYNSQDMMLRRKLEEQADLQQAIELQSRRLMNLQLLDVKRSNHHRALSLGAVIPSPPHSPGFFNQNFVHSPNLSSREAIEENGFAPKMANFAAFSPEEKNPNLTAKERDCYTSKDENSNGKESSKKEENDFQESLEHNLPDSPFASPKAVGEFITTFSNDATVGEGDKGAGLNASSSSANNNMIPSSSLFPATTALDITPFKSCYFQVPRFPSGHGTIGM, from the exons ATGGATGCATATGAAGCTACAAAAATAGTTTACCAAAGGATTCAAAACTTGGATCCTGAAAATGCCTCAAAAGTTATGGGGATTCTTCTGATACAAGACCATGGTGAGAAAGAAATGATCAGGTTAGCTTTTGGTCCAGAGGCTTTAGTTCACTCAGTGATTCTTAAAGCAAGAAAAGAACTTGGCCTAGCCTCAAACTCACCTTCTTCTACACCTTCAACTCCTTCTTCACCTTCACCTTTTAGTGGTGTTTTTTCAAGGCAGAATTCTTCTTCTGGTGGAAGGATTCTTGGTGGTATAAACCTTCCTTCACCTCTTAGCATAACTAGTAACAACCAATCTTCAACTGTTTCAGCTTCTTGGAGTAATACTACTCCTAGCTTCTCTGACTTCCAAGAAACTGATCTAGTTAGTCCTAGTGCTTCCACCAATGGAATCAGCAACTCCACTATGAATTCCTCTGCTCCACCCTTTTATTGCAGTGGAGAAATGGATTTGATAGATGAGTTTCAACTACAGGACCAGCTTTCTTTCTTGAATGATGGGTCACCAACCTTGGGTCCTAAAAATCCTGACGTTTATTACCCACAGCAGCAGCAGCAAGATTTAGCCTCAAGTCCAAGTGGGGATTTCTCTTCATTCAATTGGGGTAGCAACTCAGTCAACGGCCTCTCCCATAGAAGGAGTTGCTCTGTGAGTGATATTTCTTTAGGTGGTGATGACCCAAATGGGGGATTTGGTTGGAAACCTTGTCTGTATTTTGCTAGAGGGTATTGTAAGAATGGAAGTAGCTGTAGGTTCCTACATGGTGCTGGAGAGGTGGTATCTGAAGTTGTGGGGTCACCTAGCAAGTTTGAGATGATGGAGCAGCATTGTCAACAACTTCTCAGATCTAAGTCAACATCTCAGCAGCAAAGACTAACTACTGCTTCTCAGCTCATGGCTTCTTCTAACTTCCCTTTCTCTCCTGTGGCTGCTAACAAATGCATGAACTTTCTTCAGCAGCAACAGTTGCAGCAGTCTGCTGAGAGTCCCAG AGCAGCTGCTGCTGCTGCATTGATGATGGGTGATGACATGCATAAGTTGAACAGAATTCGTTTTGAAAGAGGGGATTTTGGGTTGAATGGTGGAGCTGGGATAGCAAATCCAGGTTCTAGGCAAATTTACTTGACTTTTCCTGCTGATAGTACTTTCAAAGAAGAGGATGTTTCCAATTATTTCAG CACTTATGGGCCTGTTCAAGATGTGAGGATCCCATACCAGCAAAAGCGGATGTTTGGTTTTGTTACATTTGTTTATCCAGACACTGTGAAGACCATTCTTGCCAAAGGAAATCCTCATTTTGTATGTGATGCTAGGGTGCTTGTCAAGCCATACAAAGAGAAGGGCAAAGTCCCAGAAAAGTTTAG GAAGCAACAGCAGCAGATGGAGAGAGGAGAATTCACTGGATGTGGTAGTCCTACTGGCCTAGACTCCAGAGATCCTTTTGATATTCAGCTTG gtGCAAGGATGTTTTACAATAGTCAAGACATGATGTTGAGGAGAAAATTGGAAGAACAAGCTGATCTGCAACAAGCAATTGAGCTCCAAAGCAGGAGGCTGATGAATTTACAGCTTCTTGATGTCAAGAGGAGCAACCATCACCGTGCCCTTTCATTGGGAGCTGTTATCCCGTCCCCACCTCACTCTCCAGGCTTCTTCAATCAAAATTTTGTTCATTCCCCCAACCTTAGCAGCCGAGAAGCCATAGAAG AGAATGGTTTTGCTCCAAAAATGGCCAATTTTGCTGCTTTTTCCCCAGAAGAAAAGAACCCAAATCTTACTGCAAAGGAGAGGGACTGCTACACATCTAAAGATGAAAATAGCAATGGCAAAGAAAGTTCCAAGAAGGAAGAAAATGATTTTCAAGAAAG TTTGGAGCATAATCTGCCAGATAGTCCATTTGCATCACCAAAAGCTGTTGGAGAATTCATCACAACTTTCTCAAATGATGCTACTGTTGGAGAAGGTGACAAAGGTGCTGGATTAAATGCATCATCATCGTCTGCTAACAATAATATGATCCCTTCTTCCTCCTTGTTTCCTGCTACTACTGCACTAGACATCACTCCTTTCAAATCATGTTACTTCCAAGTGCCTAG GTTCCCTTCAGGACATGGCACCATTGGAATGTAG